The following are from one region of the Escherichia sp. E4742 genome:
- the rhmD gene encoding L-rhamnonate dehydratase: MTLPKIKQVRAWFTGGATAEKGAGGGDYHDQGANHWIDDHIATPMSKYCDYEQSRQSFGINVLGTLIVEVEAENGQTGFAVSTAGEMGCFIVEKHLNRFIEGKYVSDIKLIHDQMLNATLYYSGSGGLVMNTISCVDLALWDLFGKVIGLPVYKLLGGAVRDEIQFYATGARPDLTKEMGFIGGKMPTHWGPHDGDAGIRKDAAMVADMREKCGEDFWLMLDCWMSQDVNYATRVAHACAPYNLKWIEECLPPQQYEGYRELKRNAPAGMMVTSGEHHGTLQSFRTLSETGIDIMQPDVGWCGGLTTLVEIAAIAKSRGQLVVPHGSSVYSHHAVITFTNTPFSEFLMTSPDCSTMRPQFDPILLNEPVPVNGRIHKSVLDKPGFGVELNRDCNLKRPYSH; this comes from the coding sequence ATGACCCTACCAAAAATCAAACAGGTTCGCGCCTGGTTTACCGGCGGTGCGACGGCAGAAAAAGGTGCTGGCGGCGGTGATTATCACGATCAGGGGGCGAATCACTGGATTGACGATCATATTGCCACCCCGATGAGTAAATACTGCGATTACGAGCAGTCCCGCCAGTCATTTGGCATTAACGTTCTGGGCACATTGATTGTTGAGGTTGAAGCTGAAAACGGGCAGACCGGATTCGCCGTTTCAACTGCAGGTGAAATGGGGTGCTTTATCGTCGAAAAACACCTTAACCGTTTCATTGAGGGCAAATATGTCAGTGATATCAAACTGATCCACGATCAAATGCTCAATGCCACCCTGTATTACTCCGGTTCTGGTGGCCTGGTGATGAACACGATTTCCTGTGTCGATCTGGCTCTGTGGGATCTGTTCGGGAAAGTGATCGGGCTTCCGGTTTACAAACTTTTAGGCGGCGCAGTCCGTGATGAAATTCAGTTCTACGCCACGGGCGCGCGCCCGGATCTGACAAAAGAGATGGGATTTATCGGCGGCAAGATGCCGACGCACTGGGGGCCACATGATGGCGATGCGGGCATCCGCAAAGACGCCGCCATGGTCGCGGATATGCGTGAAAAATGCGGTGAAGATTTTTGGTTAATGCTCGATTGCTGGATGAGTCAGGACGTGAACTACGCCACCAGAGTGGCTCACGCTTGCGCCCCCTATAACCTGAAATGGATCGAAGAGTGCCTGCCGCCACAGCAATATGAAGGTTATCGCGAACTAAAACGCAACGCACCAGCAGGGATGATGGTCACCAGTGGCGAGCACCACGGCACACTGCAATCTTTCCGTACGCTTTCAGAAACCGGTATCGACATTATGCAGCCAGATGTGGGCTGGTGCGGTGGCTTAACCACGCTGGTGGAAATTGCCGCAATTGCCAAATCACGCGGGCAGCTGGTGGTGCCGCACGGTTCGTCTGTTTACTCCCACCATGCGGTGATCACCTTCACCAATACGCCATTCAGCGAATTCCTGATGACCAGCCCGGATTGTTCAACGATGCGTCCGCAGTTTGACCCGATTCTGCTCAATGAACCTGTACCGGTGAATGGTCGTATTCACAAATCAGTACTTGATAAACCTGGTTTCGGCGTCGAACTCAATCGTGACTGCAATCTGAAACGCCCTTACAGCCACTAA
- a CDS encoding IclR family transcriptional regulator, with protein MLESSKVPALTRAIDILNLIARIGPCSAATIIDTLGIPKSTAYLLLNELRRQRFLSLDHQENFCLWTRLVELSGHALSKMDLRELARPRLTQLMDTTGLLCHLGIIDNGCAYYILKVESSATISVRSHEGKSLSLYRSGIGKCLLAWQPEAVQQSIIERLVWEQATPTTITYPQQLHEELARIRRQGWSYDNGEDYADVRCVAAPVFNANNELTAAISVVGTRLQINEEYRDYLAGKAIACARDISRLLGWKSPFDLLAS; from the coding sequence ATGTTGGAATCAAGCAAAGTTCCCGCCCTGACACGGGCTATTGATATTCTCAATTTAATTGCCCGCATTGGTCCCTGTAGTGCTGCAACGATCATCGACACATTGGGGATACCTAAAAGCACGGCCTATTTGCTGCTTAACGAACTCAGACGCCAGCGTTTTCTTAGCCTTGATCACCAGGAAAATTTTTGTTTGTGGACCAGGCTGGTGGAGCTTTCCGGTCATGCGTTAAGCAAGATGGATCTCCGGGAACTGGCACGACCGCGTTTGACGCAACTTATGGATACCACTGGGCTGTTATGCCACCTGGGGATCATCGATAACGGATGCGCATATTACATTTTAAAAGTGGAATCATCAGCCACTATCAGCGTGCGTTCCCATGAAGGAAAAAGCCTTTCGCTTTATCGCTCCGGAATAGGTAAATGCCTGCTTGCCTGGCAACCTGAAGCTGTACAGCAAAGTATTATCGAAAGGCTGGTCTGGGAACAGGCAACACCCACCACGATTACTTATCCACAGCAGCTCCACGAGGAACTGGCGCGTATTCGCCGTCAGGGCTGGAGCTATGACAACGGCGAAGATTACGCCGATGTTCGTTGCGTCGCCGCGCCGGTTTTTAACGCCAATAACGAACTTACCGCCGCGATCTCGGTGGTCGGGACTCGCTTACAAATCAATGAAGAATACCGTGATTATCTGGCGGGCAAAGCCATCGCCTGCGCCAGGGATATTTCACGTCTGTTGGGATGGAAAAGTCCCTTTGACTTACTGGCCTCATAA
- a CDS encoding MFS transporter, protein MSTALLDAVVKKNRARLIPFMLALYVLAFLDRSNIGFAKQTYQIDTGLSNEAYALGAGIFFVVYAFLGVPANLLMRKLGARTWIGTTTLLWGFLSAAMAWADTEAKFLIVRTLLGAAEAGFFPGMIYLTSQWFPQRNRASIMGLFYMGAPLALTLGSPLSGALLEMHGFMGHPGWFWMFVIEGLLAVGAGVFTFFWLDDTPEQARFLSKEEKTLLINQLAGEEQQKVTSRLSDALRNGRVWQLAIIYLTIQVAVYGLIFFLPTQVAALLGTKVGFMASVVTAIPWVAALFGTWLIPRYSDKTGERRNVAALTLLAAGIGIGLSGLLSPVLAIVALCVAAIGFIAVQPVFWTMPTQLLSGTALAAGIGFVNLFGAVGGFIAPILRVKAETLFASDAAGLLTLAAVAIIGSLIIFTLRVNRAIAQTNVAHH, encoded by the coding sequence ATGAGCACCGCTTTGCTTGACGCCGTGGTGAAGAAAAACCGCGCGCGTTTGATCCCGTTTATGTTGGCGCTGTACGTGCTGGCGTTTCTCGATCGTTCGAATATTGGTTTTGCCAAACAGACCTACCAGATTGATACCGGGCTGAGTAATGAAGCTTATGCGCTGGGGGCGGGGATTTTCTTTGTGGTTTACGCCTTTCTTGGTGTTCCGGCGAATCTGTTGATGCGCAAACTGGGGGCCAGAACCTGGATTGGTACGACGACACTGCTGTGGGGATTTCTTTCGGCGGCAATGGCATGGGCCGATACTGAAGCGAAATTTCTGATAGTTCGCACTCTGCTTGGCGCTGCGGAAGCCGGGTTCTTCCCTGGTATGATTTATCTCACTTCGCAATGGTTTCCGCAGCGTAATCGCGCCAGCATTATGGGGCTGTTCTATATGGGCGCACCGCTGGCGTTAACGCTGGGATCACCGCTCTCCGGCGCGCTTCTGGAGATGCATGGATTTATGGGGCACCCCGGCTGGTTCTGGATGTTTGTGATAGAGGGATTGCTGGCAGTAGGCGCTGGAGTATTCACTTTCTTTTGGCTTGATGACACACCGGAGCAGGCACGTTTTCTGAGCAAAGAAGAAAAAACATTGCTCATTAATCAACTGGCCGGTGAAGAGCAACAGAAAGTGACTTCACGACTGAGCGATGCGCTGCGTAATGGGCGAGTCTGGCAACTGGCAATTATCTACCTGACCATTCAGGTGGCGGTTTACGGGTTAATTTTCTTCCTGCCGACACAGGTTGCAGCTTTGCTGGGGACAAAAGTGGGCTTCATGGCTTCAGTTGTCACCGCCATTCCGTGGGTTGCAGCATTGTTTGGGACCTGGCTGATTCCGCGCTATTCCGATAAAACCGGCGAACGGCGCAATGTCGCGGCGCTGACTTTACTGGCTGCGGGCATTGGTATTGGTCTTTCTGGGCTGCTTTCGCCGGTACTGGCGATCGTTGCATTGTGTGTCGCAGCAATAGGGTTTATTGCAGTGCAACCAGTGTTCTGGACGATGCCGACACAACTACTTTCAGGTACTGCTCTGGCGGCGGGGATTGGTTTTGTAAACCTGTTTGGCGCAGTGGGGGGATTTATCGCCCCAATTCTGCGTGTGAAAGCAGAAACGCTGTTTGCCAGCGATGCGGCAGGTTTGCTGACGCTGGCAGCGGTAGCGATCATCGGTTCGCTGATTATCTTCACTCTGCGTGTAAATCGCGCTATTGCGCAGACCAACGTGGCACATCATTAA